GCGCGGGGTGGCCAGGCGAGGGATGGACAGGCCGTTGCCGTCCTCGGGGACGCAGTAGGTGAACCCTGGGGCGAAGCCGCCGAATGCGGCGACCCAGGTGGTGGAGGTGTGCCAGTCGACGAGACTGTCGCGGGTCATGCCGAGCGACTCGGCGAGGCTGTCGAGGTCGGCGCCGTCGTAGCGCACCTCGATCTCGATGTCGCGCGGGGTCGCGCGCTCGGCGGCCGCGGGCGAGAACCCGGGAAGCGCCGCGGCCGCGGTGGCTGCCGCGGCAGGGGAGTCGAAGGTGATCAGAACAGTGCGGGCGGCGGCGACGACGTCGGTCTGGTGCTCGAGGGGCTCGGCGCTCAACGCGGAGTGCCAGTCCATCACGGCGTCCAGGTCGGGCAAATCGACGATCACCGCGCGGGAACCGACGGGTTTCACAACAGGGGTCACAGGGTGCTCCTGATGCCGATGCCCTCGCGGCCGAGGCGCTCGACGATTCTGCGGGTCAGCTCGACGGACCCCGGCGAGTCGCCGTGGACGCAGACGGACTCGGCCCCGACGTGGACCTCGGTGCCGTCAATGGCCGTAACCGACCCGGTCGCGGCCACCTGCAGCACGCGCTGCGCCACCGCCTCGGGGTCGTGCAGCACCGCGCCTGCCTCGCGGCGCGACACCAGCGTGCCGTCGGGGTTGTACCCGCGGTCGGCGAAGGCCTCGCGGATCACGCGCAGCCCCGCCTCTTCGGCGATGTCAACGGCCACGCCCCCAGGGAGCAGCATGACGGGCAGGTCGCGGCTGAACGCCTTGATGCCGTCGATGACGGCCCGGGCGTGGGCCTCGTGGTGGACAATCGTGTTGTACAGCGCCCCGTGCGGCTTGACGTAGCGCACCTCGAGGCCCTGGGCGCGGGCCAGCGCATCGAGGGCGCCGATTTGGTAGAGGGTCTCGTCTGCGAGCTCGGCGGGGACGTAGTCCACGAAACGTCGGCCGAATGCCGCCGGGTCGTTGTACGCGATGTGGGCGCCGACGGTCACGCCGTGGGACTTCGCGTCAGCGAGCGTCGCCGCGATGGAGTGGGGGTCGCCCGCGTGGAAGCCGGTGGCGACGTTTGCGCTGGAGACCATTTCCAGCATGGCTGCGTCGTCCGCGACGGGATTGCCGGCCGTGGTTTCACCCAGGTCCGCGTTCAAATCGATGGTGGTGCTCACGTAGTGCGTGCCTTCCTTAAAGTGTCATAGCCGTTCCCTTATTTATACCGCTAGCGCGTATCCTGGGCCTCATGATCCTCATCAACGTCAAGTTCCAGCCGCTCCCCGGCAACGTCGACAACTTCCGCGAGTTGGTCAACGAATTCACGGTGGCTACCCGCGCGGAGGAGGGCTGCCTGTTCTTCGACTGGTTCCGCAGCGAGGAGGACCCGGGCGAGTACATCCTGGTGGAGGGTTTCAAGGACGATGCTGCCGAGGCGCACGTGAATTCGGAACACTTCAAGCAGGCGCAGGAGTATTTCCCGACGATCTTGGCGCGCACCCCGCAGATCATCAACACGTTGATTGACGGCAAGACCGAGTGGGACGAGATGGCGGAGTTCCGCGTTGACTAGTCCCGCGAAGCTTTCGAAGAAGGCCTACGAGAAGGAGCTGCTACGGCTGCAGGCCGAGCTCGTGGCCATGCAGCACTGGGTGGTCACCACCGGCGCCCGCCTCGTCATCGTCATGGAGGGCCGTGACGCCGCGGGCAAGGGTTCCGCGATTAAGCGCATCACCCAGTACCTCAACCCGCGCACCTGCCGCATCGAGGCGCTGCCGAAGCCGACGGAGCGCGAGCAGGGCCAGTGGTACTTCCAGCGCTACGTCGAGCGACTCCCCGCGGCAGGCGAGATCGTCATTTTCGACCGCTCCTGGTACAACCGCGCCGGGGTCGAGCGGGTCATGGGCTTCTGCACCTCGCAGGAATATCGCCGTTTCCTGCACCAGGCGCCGATCTTCGAGCGCCTGCTCGTCGAGGACGGCATCATGCTGCGCAAGTACTGGTTCTCCGTCTCCGACGAGGAGCAGTACGACCGCTTCGTGGCGCGCCGGGAGGATCCGCTGCGCCACTGGAAGCTCTCGCCCATGGACCTGGAGTCCATCTCCAAATGGGAGGACTATTCGCGGGCGAAAGACGAGATGTTCGTCCACACCGACATCCCCTCGGCACCGTGGTACACGGTGGAGTCCGACGACAAGAAACGTTCGCGCATCAACGTGATCTCCCACCTGCTGTCCACGATCCCGTACGAGCACGTGGAGCAGGACTTGCCCGAGATCCCGCAGCGCCCCCAGTCGGGCAGCTACACCCGCCCGCCACGCGGGGAGTTCCGCTACGTGCCCGACGCCGCCGCGAAGCTCGAGGAGAAAAAGAAGGGCAAAAAAGCTTAGCGACGCCCGCGTGGCCGGCCTCTCGGCGTGGACACCGTCCTGTCACCGGGGACCCAGAACCGCAGCGGCGCGTCGGCGTTCTTCGAGATGCCAACGCGCGGACCGGCCACCCACTCCGGCTCTTCTTCGCGCGACGAGAGAACGACGGGCGTGCCGTTGTCCGCCAGCGTCAGTCCGAGCGCCTGGCCCAGGTTGCCCGGCCCGCGGGCGAGGTTCTCGTGCGGGATGGGTGCGCGCTCCGGGCGCTGCCGCCTTTCGCGCGCGAGCTCCTCGCCCGCGACGACCTCGCCGCCGCGCATGAGGCAGCCCTGTCCGAGGCCCTCGGGGGCGCAGACGATGTTGCCGTTGAAGTGGATGCCGTAGGAGAAGTACACGTAGAGCCTGCCGGGAGGGCCGAACATCGCCGCGTTGCGGGCTGTTTTCCCGCGGTAGGTGTGCGCCGCCTCATCGTCGGCACCGAGGTAGGCCTCAACCTCCGTCAGCCGAACCGCCACCCCGTCGTGCTCGACCACGCAGCCGAGCAGCTGCGGGGCGACGACGTCGGCGGTCTGCGTGAAATCGATCCCGCTCACGCCTCCAGCCACCTTTCAATGCGGCACAGGGCGCCGTGTTCGTCGTTGGTGCCCACGACCTCGTCGGCAATCGCCTTCAGATCGGGGTGGGCGTTGCCCATCGCCACGGCGTAGCCAGCTTCCTCGAGCATGGCGTAGTCGTTGAGGTAGTCGCCGATGGCGGCGGTGTCCTCGCGGCGGACACCCAGCTGCTGCGCGAGCGCGTTGAGTGCGACCCCCTTGTCCACGCCCTCGGCCATCAGGTCGATCCAGTGGTGCGAGCTCACTGCGACGTTGAGCTCCGGCGCCACTTCGGCGAGCCAGGGCAGCGCGTCGCGCTCGGCGTCGCTCTCCACAAACAGGGCGATCTTGACGGTGTCATCCGGGTCGGCGGCGAGGGCGTCGCTGAGCGAGCTCGCGTGAGCGTTGGCCAGGTAGTACTTATCCACCTCGCTCTGCACTTCGGGCGGGGTAGTTTCGGCGGTGTAGGAGATCTCCGGTTTGCACACGACGGCGTGGGCGGTGAAAGGGGCGCTGTCCAGCGCGTCGACAACCCGGCGCACCGCCTCGCCCGGCAGCGGGGACACGGAGACGATTTCACCTTTGTGCCACACCACCGCGCCGTTCTCCGCGATAAAGGTGTCGGGCTCGTTGCGCTCGAACATGTGCTGGAGCGTGGCGAGCTGGCGGCCGGACGCGGGGGCGACGACCATGCCCGCGCCGAGGGCGCGGTCGAGCAGCCCCCAGAATTCCTCGGGGATCGACCCGGAGGATTCGACGAGCGTTCCGTCCATGTCGAGGGCGACGATACGGGGAGTGGCCATGTCCTACTTTCATGTAACACTGGTGTGCATGAACCAGCCTGTGAGAACGAACGTTGTGAACCATACCGGAGTCATCACCCTCGACCGCCCCGAGGCGCTGAACTCGCTCAACCACGAAATGGTCACCCTCATCGCAGAGGCGCTGGCCACCTGGCGTGACGACGCGGCAGTGGAACAGGTCCTCATCCACTCTTCCGGCAAGCACTTCTGCGCCGGCGGCGACGTGCGCGCGGCGCGCGACGGCGTGCTGTCCGGGCGCGCCAAAGAGGTGGACGCGTATTTCGCCGACGAATACGCGATGAACCTCGCCATCGCGAACTACCCGAAACCGTACGTCGCGCTGGCCAGCGGTGTGATCATGGGCGGAGGCCTGGGTGTGTCCGCCCACGGTTCGCACCTCGTGGTCACCGAGGACGCGTTCGCCTCCATGCCGGAAATGAACATCGGCTTCATCACTGACGTGGGCATGAGCTGGAAGCTGCAGAACCTGCCGAATTGCCCGTCCCAAGGGCTCGGCACCTTTCTGGCGCTGACCGGTTACCGTCTGAGCGCGGACGATATGCTCGCCACCGGCCTGGCCACCCACAAGGTGGCGTCACTCGAAGGGCTGGCCGAGCGTATCGCGCAGGAAGGTCTCGGGGTGCTCGACGAGGTCGCACTCGAAGCCGGGGAGTCCAGGCTCGAATGCTGGAAGGACGAGGTCGATACCGTGTTCACCGGGTCATGGGCCGACATTTCTGCCCGCCTCGACGGTGAGCTGGGCGAGCTCGTCCGCGAGTTAACCGCCCAGGCGTCGCCAAGCTCGCTGACCGCGGCCGCTGAGCTGATGCGCGCGAATTCCGCTTTGGATCTGGCGAAGTCTCTCGAGAACGAGCGTGCGCTCGCCGCTGTGATGTGCCGTGAGCCCGATTTCGCGGAGGGCGTGCGCGCAGTCCTTGTGGACAAATCGAACGATGCCAAGTTCGAGACTGCCCCGGATGTGGGGAAGTACCGCGCCGCCCTCGCTCACGGCGGCGACAAATAGGGGTAAGGCGCCTCCCGAAATGCCCGAATGGCTAGACTGGAAGCGTATGTGCACCCCCGTTTTCGCACATTTTTGGCTTGAACCCGTACCCAAGTAACACAAAAGGAACCGTGCCGTGACTGCATCGACCGCTCCCCAGAACGACTGGAACCACAAGCTGACCCTCGCGCAGGAGATGCTGCCCCTGATCAGCCAGCTCCACCGCGAGAACAACGCGGTCACCTCCATCTACGGTCGCATCCTCGTGGGTGTCACGGACGTCGACATCATTAAGGCGCACCGCTACGCCCGCCGCATCGTCGAACGCGAGCTCCCGTTGGATGAGACGCTGCCGATTCTTCGTGAGCTCGTGCAGATGGACCTGGGCACCAGCTCCATCGACCTCGGCCGCCTGGCCAAGAACTACTCTCGCGCCGAGGGCGAGGATCTGCGTTCCTTCCTGGAGGAGGAGCTCGCCGGTGCCATCGGCGGCGAGAAGCGGACGGAGCCGCGCGACGTTGTGCTCTACGGCTTCGGCCGCATCGGCCGCCTGCTGGCCCGCATCCTCATTTCTCGGGAGGCGACCTATGGCGGCGTGCGGCTGCGCGCTGTCGTCGTGCGCAAGAAGGGCGACGACGACATCGTCAAGCGCGCCTCCCTGCTGCGCCGCGACTCGGTCCACGGCCCGTTCAACGGCACCATCACCGTCGACCATGAGAACGAAATCATCTGGGCGAACGGCACCGCCATCCAAATGATCTACTCGGACGACCCAGCCTCCATCGACTACACCCAGTACGGCATCGACAACGCCATCGTGGTGGACAACACCGGACGGTGGCGCGACCGCGAGGGCCTGTCCCAGCACCTCAAGTCCTCCGGTGTGCAGAAGGCGCTGCTTACCGCCCCGGGCAAGGGCGACGTGCGCAACATCGTCTACGGCGTCAACCATGCCGACATCACCGACGACGCCTCGGACAACGTCATCTCCGCCGCATCCTGCACCACCAACGGCATCACCCCGGTGCTCAAGGTCATCAACGACCGCTACGGCGTCAAGCACGGCCATGTGGAGACGGTCCACTCCTACACCAACGACCAGAACCTGGCCGACAACTTCCACAAGGGCCCGCGCCGCGGCCGTGCCGCCGGCCTGAACATGGTGCTCACCGAGACCGGTGCCGCCAAGGCCGTGTCCAAGGCTCTGCCGGAGTTCGAGGGCAAGCTCACCGGCAACGCGATCCGGGTGCCCACGCCGGATGTGTCCATGGCTGTGCTCAACCTCGACCTGGAGACGGAGGTGGAGAAGGACGAGGTCAACGAGTTCCTCCGTCGCGTGTCCACCGATTCGAACCTGCGCCAGCAGATCGACTACATCAACTCCCCGGACATCGTCTCCACCGACCTGCTCGGCACCACCCACGCGGGCGTTGTCGACGGCCTGGCGACGATCGCCTCCGGCAACCACCTGGTGCTCTACGTCTGGTACGACAACGAGTACGGCTACTCCCACCAGGTGGTGCGCATCGTGGAGGAGATCGCGGGCGTGCGCCCGAAGATCTACCCCGAGCGCAAGGACCCGCGCGAGATCCGCTAATCAGCTGTTGTCGATGATGACCTTCATGGCGCGGTTCTTTTCCGCGTTGTAGAAGGTCTCCCACGCCTGGCCCAGCTGGTCCCAGGTGAAGTGGTGGGTGGCAAGAGCCTTGATCGGTAAGGCGGTGTTCTGCACCGCCTTGAGCAGCATGCCGGTGGTGTTGGCGTTGACCAGGCCGGTGGTGATGGTCACGTTCTTGATCCACAGCTTGTTCAGCTCGAAATTGACTGGCTTGCCGTGCACGCCGACGACGGCGACGTTGCCGCCCTCCTTGACGTTCTCGGCGCACAGCTCCCAGGTCGCGGGAAGTCCCACCGCCTCGATGGCGGTGTCAACACCGCGGCCTCCTGTCACCTCGTCCACCAGTGCCTTGACGTCGTCCTTGCCCGGATTGACGGTGTGAGTCGCTCCCATGCGCAGGGCCATCTGGAGGCGGTTATCATCCATGTCGGCGACGATAATGTTGGCCGGGGAGTAGAACTGCGAGGTCAGCAACACGCCCATGCCGACCGGCCCCGCGCCCACGATCAGCACGTCGGTGCCGGGTTTGACTTCGCCGTACTGCACGCCGATTTCGTGGCCGGTGGGAAGTGCGTCAGAAAGGAACACACCGACCTCTTTGTCCAGGTCATCCGGAATGGGATAGAGGGAGGTGTCGGCGAACGGGGTGCGCACGTACTCGGCCAGAGTGCCGTCGATCATGTACCCGAGGATCCATGAGCCGCCGTTGAGGCAGTGGCTGTAGAGCTGCTTCTGGCAGTTCTCGCACGCGCCGCAGCGGGAGATGCAGGAGATTAGAACCTTGTCACCGGGCGCGAAGTTGGTTACGGCGGAGCCAACCTCCTCGACGACGCCGATGCCCTCGTGGCCCAGGATGCGGCCGTTCCACTCGCCGGTCTTCTCCCGGGCAACCTGTTCGATCTCCGGGTTCTTGCCGTGGGAGATGCCGAGGTCGGTGCCGCAGATAGTGGTGGTCTGGATGCGGATGATCGCGTCGGTGGGCTCGAGGATGGTCGGCTTCGGGCGGTCTTCGACACGAATATCGCCCTCTCCGTAGTAGGTGAGGGCTTTCATTGTGGGGGACATGGCGGGTCCTTCCGGAAGTTGATGGATCTCTGTCCAATAACTATTTAACTCCCGTTTGGCGGGATCCACCCCGGGGGAAAGTGTGGGGTTAGTCTCGTGCGCGGCGGCTAGCGAGCAGGTGATCCACGCTGAAGCGGCCTGCGCCGACTGCGGCGAGTGCGAGGGATGCCGCGGCGATGGCGCCGACGAGCTCGAACCCGCCGTTGCTGATGAACACGCCGTTACCGATGTGGGCGAAGAGATACGCGGCGAGCATCTGCAGGGCGATCACGACCGCGACCCACGGGGTGGCGGCGCCGATGAGGAGGAAGATTCCGCCGACGAGCTCGATGACGGCGGCAATTGCGCTGGTGAGTCCAGGGGCGGGAACACCCATGCCGCCAAACGCCTCGGCAGTACCAGCGAGGGTCCACTCGTTGAACTTCTGCCATCCATGGGCAATGAGGATCACGCCAAGAAGAATGCGGGCGAGGAGAAGAGAAACGTCTTTGAATGTTGTCATGTCGACAATAAAAGCATGTGATGTATCAACAATCGAATTAGGGCGCTAGCTTCTCGACGCCCGCGCCACGCCGTACAGCTCGACTAGGCGCTGCGTCGACGCGCGCCACGACCACCGCTGCGCCTCCGCCCGAGCTGCGCGCGACATCGTGCCACGCAACCCCGCATCACGCAAAAGGTTCGTCAGCGGCTCGGCCCACGCGTCATCCGGCAGGTCCGGGTCAACCAAGAAACCGGTGACGCCGTCATCGATGACGTAGGGCAGCCCACCTGCCCGCGCGCCCACCACGGGAACGCCGGAAGCGAACGCCTCCAGGGCGGCGAAGCCGAGAGTCTCCGTAGTAGACGGGAAAATGAGCGCGTCACCGGAGGCGTAGGCCTGCTGCAGTTTCTCCCCGGACAGGTATCCCGTGAAGGTGACCCACTCCTGGTCCATGGTCGCGCGGAGCTCGTCGAGCTGCGGCCCGGCACCGATCAGGGCCAGCCGCGCACCAGGCACGCGCTCACGAACCGATTCCATGATGCCGAGCGTGCGCTCAGTCGACTTCTCGGCAGAAATCCGGCCGATGTAGGTGACAAGGGGGGCGTCGGGGTGGCCGTCGCTAAGCAATGCCCGCATATTGCGAGTGCGTTTGGCCGGATCGAATCCGGCGGTGTCCACCGCCTTCGGCCAGATCTCCACGTTGGGGATGCGGTACTCGGCGGCTTTCTCCAGCATTGGCGCGGAGGTGACCAGGTTGACCTGCGCCCTGCCGTGAAACTGGCGGATGCCCCACTTCGACGGCCCGGCCAGCCACCCCGCGCCGAGGCGAACCGTGTACTCGGGCACGTCGGTGTGAAAGGACCCCAGGATCGGCAGCCCCATCCGCTCGGCGACGAGCGCCGCCGCCCCGGCCAGCCACATCGGGTTGACCACGTGGACCACGTCCGGGTTGAACTCCTTGAGGCGACGGAACATGCCCGGGGTCGGCAGACCGACCTGAATCTCCGGGTAGATCGGCCAAAAGGGGACCGAGGGCATGCGCACGACCTCGAAACCGGCATAGCTGGCGGGCGCCTTGCCGGGGGCGAAAATGAGCACCTCGTGGCCAAGCTCTGCCAGCTGATCGAGCGTGCGGGTCACGCGGGTGACAATGCCGTCGATCTTGGGGAGGAAAACCTCCGTGAACAGGGCGATGCGCATCTACTTCTCGCCGCTGGGGACGCCCTCAGACTGGTTGCGGGTCCACAGCGAGCGCGCCGGGATCATCGTGCGGTCCACGCGGTGCGCGTAGTGCTTGGCCACGTCCTCGACCTCCTGCAGCAGGCCCTCCTCCAGCTTTGTCGGCTTCAGGCCGAGGTCGAGGAAGGTGTCGTTGGTGACGTGCAGCTCGTTCTCGTCGGCCTCCTTGCGCGGGTTGGGCACCAGCGCGAACTCGGTGCCGGACAGGCGCGAAACCAGCTCCGCAAGTTCGCGAACGCGGTGGGTTTCCGTCATCTGGTTCAGGATCAACACCCGCTCGCCGCGCGCCGGCGGGTTCTCCAGGGCGATCTCGATGCACTTGGCCATGTCGCGGATGTGGATGAAGGCGCGGGTCTGCCCGCCCGTGCCGTGAACGGTCAGCGGGTAGCCAATCGCC
This window of the Corynebacterium qintianiae genome carries:
- a CDS encoding LamB/YcsF family protein, which codes for MSTTIDLNADLGETTAGNPVADDAAMLEMVSSANVATGFHAGDPHSIAATLADAKSHGVTVGAHIAYNDPAAFGRRFVDYVPAELADETLYQIGALDALARAQGLEVRYVKPHGALYNTIVHHEAHARAVIDGIKAFSRDLPVMLLPGGVAVDIAEEAGLRVIREAFADRGYNPDGTLVSRREAGAVLHDPEAVAQRVLQVAATGSVTAIDGTEVHVGAESVCVHGDSPGSVELTRRIVERLGREGIGIRSTL
- a CDS encoding putative quinol monooxygenase, producing MILINVKFQPLPGNVDNFRELVNEFTVATRAEEGCLFFDWFRSEEDPGEYILVEGFKDDAAEAHVNSEHFKQAQEYFPTILARTPQIINTLIDGKTEWDEMAEFRVD
- the ppk2 gene encoding polyphosphate kinase 2 → MTSPAKLSKKAYEKELLRLQAELVAMQHWVVTTGARLVIVMEGRDAAGKGSAIKRITQYLNPRTCRIEALPKPTEREQGQWYFQRYVERLPAAGEIVIFDRSWYNRAGVERVMGFCTSQEYRRFLHQAPIFERLLVEDGIMLRKYWFSVSDEEQYDRFVARREDPLRHWKLSPMDLESISKWEDYSRAKDEMFVHTDIPSAPWYTVESDDKKRSRINVISHLLSTIPYEHVEQDLPEIPQRPQSGSYTRPPRGEFRYVPDAAAKLEEKKKGKKA
- a CDS encoding DNA-3-methyladenine glycosylase — encoded protein: MSGIDFTQTADVVAPQLLGCVVEHDGVAVRLTEVEAYLGADDEAAHTYRGKTARNAAMFGPPGRLYVYFSYGIHFNGNIVCAPEGLGQGCLMRGGEVVAGEELARERRQRPERAPIPHENLARGPGNLGQALGLTLADNGTPVVLSSREEEPEWVAGPRVGISKNADAPLRFWVPGDRTVSTPRGRPRGRR
- a CDS encoding HAD family hydrolase, which gives rise to MATPRIVALDMDGTLVESSGSIPEEFWGLLDRALGAGMVVAPASGRQLATLQHMFERNEPDTFIAENGAVVWHKGEIVSVSPLPGEAVRRVVDALDSAPFTAHAVVCKPEISYTAETTPPEVQSEVDKYYLANAHASSLSDALAADPDDTVKIALFVESDAERDALPWLAEVAPELNVAVSSHHWIDLMAEGVDKGVALNALAQQLGVRREDTAAIGDYLNDYAMLEEAGYAVAMGNAHPDLKAIADEVVGTNDEHGALCRIERWLEA
- a CDS encoding 3-hydroxyisobutyryl-CoA hydrolase, translating into MNQPVRTNVVNHTGVITLDRPEALNSLNHEMVTLIAEALATWRDDAAVEQVLIHSSGKHFCAGGDVRAARDGVLSGRAKEVDAYFADEYAMNLAIANYPKPYVALASGVIMGGGLGVSAHGSHLVVTEDAFASMPEMNIGFITDVGMSWKLQNLPNCPSQGLGTFLALTGYRLSADDMLATGLATHKVASLEGLAERIAQEGLGVLDEVALEAGESRLECWKDEVDTVFTGSWADISARLDGELGELVRELTAQASPSSLTAAAELMRANSALDLAKSLENERALAAVMCREPDFAEGVRAVLVDKSNDAKFETAPDVGKYRAALAHGGDK
- a CDS encoding glyceraldehyde-3-phosphate dehydrogenase produces the protein MTASTAPQNDWNHKLTLAQEMLPLISQLHRENNAVTSIYGRILVGVTDVDIIKAHRYARRIVERELPLDETLPILRELVQMDLGTSSIDLGRLAKNYSRAEGEDLRSFLEEELAGAIGGEKRTEPRDVVLYGFGRIGRLLARILISREATYGGVRLRAVVVRKKGDDDIVKRASLLRRDSVHGPFNGTITVDHENEIIWANGTAIQMIYSDDPASIDYTQYGIDNAIVVDNTGRWRDREGLSQHLKSSGVQKALLTAPGKGDVRNIVYGVNHADITDDASDNVISAASCTTNGITPVLKVINDRYGVKHGHVETVHSYTNDQNLADNFHKGPRRGRAAGLNMVLTETGAAKAVSKALPEFEGKLTGNAIRVPTPDVSMAVLNLDLETEVEKDEVNEFLRRVSTDSNLRQQIDYINSPDIVSTDLLGTTHAGVVDGLATIASGNHLVLYVWYDNEYGYSHQVVRIVEEIAGVRPKIYPERKDPREIR
- a CDS encoding zinc-dependent alcohol dehydrogenase family protein; this encodes MSPTMKALTYYGEGDIRVEDRPKPTILEPTDAIIRIQTTTICGTDLGISHGKNPEIEQVAREKTGEWNGRILGHEGIGVVEEVGSAVTNFAPGDKVLISCISRCGACENCQKQLYSHCLNGGSWILGYMIDGTLAEYVRTPFADTSLYPIPDDLDKEVGVFLSDALPTGHEIGVQYGEVKPGTDVLIVGAGPVGMGVLLTSQFYSPANIIVADMDDNRLQMALRMGATHTVNPGKDDVKALVDEVTGGRGVDTAIEAVGLPATWELCAENVKEGGNVAVVGVHGKPVNFELNKLWIKNVTITTGLVNANTTGMLLKAVQNTALPIKALATHHFTWDQLGQAWETFYNAEKNRAMKVIIDNS
- a CDS encoding DoxX family protein; protein product: MTTFKDVSLLLARILLGVILIAHGWQKFNEWTLAGTAEAFGGMGVPAPGLTSAIAAVIELVGGIFLLIGAATPWVAVVIALQMLAAYLFAHIGNGVFISNGGFELVGAIAAASLALAAVGAGRFSVDHLLASRRARD
- a CDS encoding glycosyltransferase family 4 protein, whose protein sequence is MRIALFTEVFLPKIDGIVTRVTRTLDQLAELGHEVLIFAPGKAPASYAGFEVVRMPSVPFWPIYPEIQVGLPTPGMFRRLKEFNPDVVHVVNPMWLAGAAALVAERMGLPILGSFHTDVPEYTVRLGAGWLAGPSKWGIRQFHGRAQVNLVTSAPMLEKAAEYRIPNVEIWPKAVDTAGFDPAKRTRNMRALLSDGHPDAPLVTYIGRISAEKSTERTLGIMESVRERVPGARLALIGAGPQLDELRATMDQEWVTFTGYLSGEKLQQAYASGDALIFPSTTETLGFAALEAFASGVPVVGARAGGLPYVIDDGVTGFLVDPDLPDDAWAEPLTNLLRDAGLRGTMSRAARAEAQRWSWRASTQRLVELYGVARASRS